In Hydrogenovibrio marinus, a single genomic region encodes these proteins:
- a CDS encoding YeeE/YedE thiosulfate transporter family protein, which translates to MKRILFATFTGGMMGYGSVIAFGCNVGGFFSGIISGSLHGWLWLVSALLGMTLTLFIMNNFKRVRA; encoded by the coding sequence GTGAAGCGTATATTGTTTGCAACATTTACAGGCGGCATGATGGGATATGGTTCAGTGATAGCTTTTGGCTGCAATGTAGGTGGTTTTTTTAGTGGAATCATTTCCGGAAGTTTACATGGTTGGCTATGGTTAGTTTCAGCCTTGCTGGGAATGACTTTGACACTCTTTATTATGAACAACTTTAAGCGAGTCAGGGCTTGA
- a CDS encoding HypC/HybG/HupF family hydrogenase formation chaperone — protein MCIGVPMEILSCNDLIAHCCNEEEGREQEVDMSLVGNQLMGTWVLVFQGVAREVIETDVLDQVLRARRAMAAALEGGDVDVFFADLINREPELPDFLKDEAGEKNVKNIN, from the coding sequence ATGTGCATAGGTGTTCCCATGGAGATTTTGTCCTGCAATGATTTGATTGCTCATTGTTGCAATGAAGAAGAAGGACGAGAGCAGGAGGTGGACATGTCGCTGGTCGGCAATCAGTTGATGGGTACTTGGGTGTTGGTGTTTCAGGGGGTAGCAAGAGAGGTGATTGAAACAGATGTTTTGGATCAAGTTCTACGAGCAAGAAGAGCGATGGCTGCTGCACTCGAAGGTGGGGATGTGGATGTCTTCTTTGCTGATTTGATTAACAGGGAGCCCGAGTTACCAGATTTCTTAAAAGATGAAGCAGGAGAAAAAAATGTCAAGAACATTAATTAA
- a CDS encoding thioredoxin domain-containing protein: MSRTLINKIIEDQALVRLNLENYRDFVDSKPVSMVAFIGDPKRYQEANDLIVVVPELAKAFCGVFSVGVVDEESESRLAQEYGITMWPALVFLKSGRYVDMITRIQDWSDYMEDIPKILDKSPTFAPSIGIGIEVK; encoded by the coding sequence ATGTCAAGAACATTAATTAATAAAATTATCGAAGATCAGGCGTTGGTGCGTTTGAACTTGGAGAATTACCGCGACTTTGTCGACTCAAAACCGGTTAGTATGGTTGCCTTCATTGGTGATCCAAAACGTTACCAAGAAGCAAATGATTTAATCGTTGTTGTTCCAGAGTTGGCCAAGGCATTTTGTGGTGTTTTTTCTGTTGGAGTAGTTGATGAAGAAAGTGAAAGTAGGTTAGCACAAGAATATGGAATTACGATGTGGCCGGCTTTGGTTTTCTTAAAGAGCGGAAGATATGTTGACATGATAACTAGAATTCAGGATTGGTCTGATTATATGGAAGATATTCCGAAAATTTTGGATAAGTCGCCAACGTTTGCACCTTCAATTGGTATTGGTATAGAGGTTAAATGA
- a CDS encoding hydrogenase expression/formation protein, with protein MSDYRELSIPVSVVGPGSQPDSEDGMVLDYMPMPNDMSVFHAPVIMDDSLHNYPQAEKVIEEVIVSLKNVAETGEQVLLDLGSLTRENLDFINRFFGEGEVCIICNPRSDEYRIQETVLAGVWRIAGRHAGQPFQAIEIGWVPEIVSKYTFEDAESSISLPDTLPEGIINAPSLLAELNEKSKEYSLGDAAHVVNLTLLPQSPEDLEFLVSALGEGPVVFLSRGYGSCRVTSTRLKNVWWVQYFNSEDKLILNTLEVIDVPIVTQASLDDIEDGYDRIVEMLESVRVTQ; from the coding sequence ATGTCAGATTATAGAGAGTTAAGCATTCCGGTATCTGTTGTCGGTCCGGGGAGTCAGCCAGATAGCGAAGATGGCATGGTTCTGGATTATATGCCGATGCCAAATGATATGAGCGTGTTTCATGCGCCAGTGATAATGGATGATAGTTTGCATAATTATCCTCAGGCTGAAAAAGTGATTGAAGAAGTCATAGTTTCTCTAAAGAACGTTGCAGAAACAGGTGAGCAAGTGTTGCTAGATCTGGGAAGTTTGACGAGAGAAAATCTTGATTTTATTAACCGATTTTTTGGAGAAGGAGAGGTTTGCATAATTTGTAATCCTCGATCTGACGAGTATAGGATTCAGGAAACCGTTCTAGCTGGTGTTTGGCGTATAGCTGGTAGACATGCGGGCCAACCATTTCAAGCAATTGAAATTGGTTGGGTGCCTGAAATTGTTTCAAAATATACATTTGAGGATGCGGAAAGCTCTATAAGTCTCCCAGATACTCTTCCGGAAGGTATTATCAATGCCCCATCTTTGCTAGCAGAATTGAATGAGAAATCTAAAGAATACTCTCTTGGAGATGCTGCTCATGTTGTCAATCTAACCCTTTTGCCACAATCACCAGAAGATTTAGAGTTTTTGGTGAGCGCTCTAGGTGAGGGGCCAGTTGTTTTCTTGAGTCGAGGTTATGGAAGTTGTCGAGTCACTTCGACTAGATTGAAGAATGTTTGGTGGGTTCAGTATTTCAATTCTGAAGACAAGTTGATCCTGAATACGCTTGAAGTCATTGATGTACCAATTGTTACACAAGCCTCTCTGGATGATATAGAAGACGGTTACGATCGAATTGTTGAAATGTTGGAGTCAGTCCGTGTCACGCAATAG
- a CDS encoding rubredoxin yields the protein MSRNSEKGFEGSYLGDNSQIDENTKMECKICWYVYDPAIGDDFWQVLPGTAFAHLPSEWRCPNCDGDKEQFMVITNESS from the coding sequence GTGTCACGCAATAGCGAGAAAGGGTTTGAAGGTTCCTATTTGGGAGATAATTCTCAGATTGATGAGAATACCAAAATGGAGTGCAAAATTTGTTGGTATGTTTATGATCCGGCAATCGGTGATGACTTCTGGCAAGTTCTACCAGGAACAGCGTTTGCGCATTTGCCTTCCGAATGGCGCTGCCCTAATTGCGACGGTGATAAAGAACAATTTATGGTTATTACTAATGAGAGTTCTTAA
- the hybE gene encoding [NiFe]-hydrogenase assembly chaperone HybE — MVKAQNQAKTVPQTIHTASTNTFDVKQWVKNVECYFEKVYQVSMKDLPIVNRNLAVRVVNVKEIRANTFIGSIVSPWFVNLIFKVVDEQGVDCHHQLYGVGVGESLHLKFPSGKYEFIVNYEADIGYFYTCSLVSDTTVIENQEVALSLADHCFRLVFDSAAKELDLFKPQTEKDKQGIRKVGRNVKPIGENKPSAISRRKLFGLNTSLDDAKDSP, encoded by the coding sequence ATGGTTAAAGCTCAAAACCAGGCAAAAACTGTCCCTCAAACAATTCACACGGCATCTACAAATACCTTTGACGTAAAACAATGGGTGAAAAACGTTGAATGCTATTTTGAGAAGGTGTATCAGGTAAGTATGAAAGATCTTCCGATTGTGAACCGGAATTTGGCAGTCCGTGTTGTTAACGTTAAAGAAATTCGTGCCAATACGTTTATTGGGTCTATAGTGTCGCCTTGGTTTGTTAATCTGATTTTTAAGGTTGTTGATGAACAAGGGGTGGATTGTCATCATCAATTGTATGGGGTTGGGGTAGGAGAGAGCCTTCATCTCAAGTTTCCTTCTGGGAAATACGAATTTATTGTTAATTATGAGGCAGATATTGGTTATTTTTATACCTGTTCTTTGGTTTCTGATACCACAGTGATTGAAAATCAGGAGGTTGCTTTATCTTTAGCCGATCATTGTTTTAGGCTTGTGTTTGACTCTGCCGCTAAGGAGTTAGATTTGTTTAAGCCACAAACAGAGAAAGATAAGCAAGGTATTCGGAAGGTTGGACGTAATGTTAAACCTATTGGCGAAAATAAGCCTTCTGCAATTTCTCGACGTAAGTTGTTTGGTTTGAATACATCGCTTGACGATGCAAAAGATAGTCCCTAA
- the hypA gene encoding hydrogenase maturation nickel metallochaperone HypA: MSICEGVVLSLESEAQKQNFQKVKKVWLTVGIFSGVEIDALRFGWDVVTRNSIADGAELVVLEEQGQAWCMGCSKHVQIENRYDDCPACGSHRLQVTGGEILSIKEIEVE; encoded by the coding sequence ATGTCTATTTGCGAAGGCGTTGTTCTTTCTTTGGAAAGCGAAGCGCAGAAACAGAATTTTCAGAAAGTAAAAAAAGTTTGGCTTACAGTGGGAATATTTTCCGGCGTTGAAATCGATGCACTTCGTTTTGGTTGGGATGTTGTGACTCGTAATTCGATCGCCGATGGTGCCGAATTGGTTGTGCTCGAAGAGCAGGGGCAGGCTTGGTGTATGGGATGTTCCAAGCATGTTCAGATAGAAAACCGTTATGATGATTGTCCTGCCTGCGGTAGCCACCGACTGCAAGTTACCGGCGGGGAAATACTGAGTATTAAAGAGATAGAGGTAGAGTAA
- the hypB gene encoding hydrogenase nickel incorporation protein HypB gives MCTVCGCGEGEVSIEGAHAHAHSHDHGDNQEHQHGENGDLHYGQGPAHAHAPGMTQSRMIEIEQNILSKNDEYAHENRHTFGHKGLFVLNLVSSPGSGKTTLLTQTVEHLKNKLPVAVIEGDQQTANDADRIRATGVPAIQVNTGKGCHLDAHMVGHAVSHLDVEDYGVLFIENVGNLVCPSAFDLGEDHKVAILSVTEGEDKPIKYPDMFAAADLMVLNKVDLLPYLEFDVDACIKYAQRVNPNIEVLLVSAKSGEGMSEWLNWLVTRRNNKLSQFVERMQSQVKAVESALDVSL, from the coding sequence ATGTGTACAGTTTGCGGCTGCGGAGAAGGTGAAGTCTCCATTGAGGGCGCCCACGCCCATGCTCATAGTCATGATCACGGCGATAACCAGGAACATCAGCATGGTGAAAATGGCGATCTGCATTACGGACAGGGGCCGGCGCATGCTCACGCTCCAGGGATGACTCAGAGCAGAATGATCGAGATTGAACAGAATATTTTGTCGAAAAACGACGAATATGCTCACGAGAACCGACATACTTTCGGACATAAAGGGTTGTTTGTTTTAAACCTGGTTTCTAGTCCAGGATCAGGTAAGACGACTTTGTTGACACAAACCGTCGAACATTTGAAGAATAAATTACCAGTCGCCGTGATTGAAGGCGATCAGCAAACAGCTAACGATGCCGACCGAATTAGAGCTACAGGAGTGCCTGCGATTCAGGTCAATACCGGAAAAGGCTGTCACTTGGACGCCCATATGGTTGGGCATGCAGTTTCTCACCTTGATGTAGAAGATTACGGTGTCCTGTTTATCGAAAATGTCGGCAATCTGGTTTGCCCATCGGCATTTGACCTTGGAGAAGATCATAAAGTGGCGATTCTTTCGGTGACTGAAGGGGAGGATAAGCCGATCAAATATCCGGATATGTTTGCGGCTGCAGATTTGATGGTACTCAATAAGGTCGATTTACTGCCTTATTTGGAGTTTGATGTTGATGCCTGCATCAAGTACGCGCAAAGAGTAAACCCGAATATTGAAGTACTGTTGGTTTCGGCGAAAAGTGGGGAAGGAATGTCTGAGTGGCTGAACTGGCTAGTCACACGCCGAAACAACAAGCTCAGTCAGTTTGTCGAACGCATGCAGTCTCAGGTTAAAGCGGTCGAGTCTGCACTGGATGTCAGCCTATGA
- a CDS encoding sigma-54-dependent transcriptional regulator has product MILEKPSVLVVDDDEKSVATLKRTLRKDFKVYTALSAEEAEEILRFEYIQVLVCDHRMPKETGVSFLIRVKEQWPDVIRVLLSGYSSLEDTIRGVNEAGIYQYIEKPWQPEQLIHTLMNAVELFELQRENRLLSVELKVAPSALEKEVKQKKEQLKKTYDCDEIVRTPDGLLDKVIQRVCQISSFDFPVLIAGESGTGKELFARAIHYNSARSDGPFLAENCGALPDQLLESELFGYKKGAFTGAYMDHVGLLEQVSGGTLFLDEIGEISQSFQVKLLRVLQEGEIRPLGHSKPRKVDVRIVAATNRNLEEEVKAGRFREDLFYRLVGYVVQLPSLHERTEDIPLLANAFLKHLCEQYARPFSGFTDEMMQCLMDYRWPGNIRELQNEIGRSFMMTPQGEPLRAEFCSSRVLRAAPEDMEMELEWVSGVNGSLKEKVAQIEEQIIREALIRLRWNKTKVAEELGLSRVGLRQKMERFSITENLGSGVNSEKVG; this is encoded by the coding sequence ATGATTTTGGAAAAGCCAAGTGTTCTAGTTGTTGATGACGACGAAAAATCAGTCGCCACTTTGAAGCGGACCTTGCGTAAGGATTTTAAGGTTTATACCGCCTTGTCGGCCGAAGAGGCCGAAGAAATCCTGCGTTTTGAATATATTCAGGTTCTGGTGTGTGACCATCGAATGCCGAAAGAGACTGGAGTGTCGTTTTTAATCCGAGTCAAAGAGCAATGGCCGGATGTCATTCGAGTATTGCTTTCTGGCTATTCCAGTCTGGAAGACACTATTCGTGGTGTGAATGAAGCTGGCATTTATCAATATATAGAAAAGCCGTGGCAGCCGGAGCAGTTGATCCATACTTTAATGAATGCGGTAGAACTGTTCGAGCTACAGCGTGAAAACCGTCTGCTGTCGGTGGAGTTGAAAGTTGCACCGAGTGCGCTTGAAAAAGAAGTCAAGCAGAAGAAAGAACAGTTAAAGAAAACCTATGATTGTGACGAAATCGTACGTACGCCAGATGGTTTGCTAGATAAGGTAATTCAACGGGTGTGTCAGATTTCTTCGTTCGATTTTCCGGTTCTGATTGCCGGTGAATCCGGGACGGGAAAAGAGCTGTTTGCCAGAGCGATTCACTATAACTCAGCGCGATCGGATGGCCCTTTTTTGGCTGAAAACTGTGGAGCTTTGCCGGATCAGCTGTTAGAGAGCGAATTATTCGGCTATAAAAAAGGCGCGTTTACCGGAGCCTATATGGATCACGTCGGTCTGTTAGAGCAGGTCAGTGGTGGGACTCTGTTTCTGGACGAGATCGGTGAAATTTCCCAGTCGTTTCAGGTCAAGTTGTTGAGAGTGCTACAGGAAGGCGAAATTCGTCCGCTGGGACACTCCAAACCACGAAAGGTTGATGTTCGTATTGTGGCAGCGACTAACCGTAATCTGGAAGAAGAAGTCAAAGCCGGTCGTTTCCGTGAGGATTTGTTTTATCGCCTAGTCGGTTATGTCGTTCAACTGCCTTCTCTGCATGAACGTACAGAAGATATTCCGTTGCTAGCAAATGCCTTCTTGAAGCATCTTTGCGAGCAATATGCCCGCCCGTTCAGTGGTTTTACCGATGAAATGATGCAATGCTTGATGGATTATCGTTGGCCGGGCAACATTCGTGAATTGCAGAACGAGATTGGACGCAGCTTTATGATGACGCCGCAGGGTGAACCTTTGCGTGCGGAGTTCTGTTCGTCGCGTGTTTTGCGCGCCGCTCCGGAAGATATGGAAATGGAATTGGAGTGGGTGTCCGGCGTCAACGGTTCTCTGAAAGAAAAAGTGGCGCAGATCGAAGAGCAGATCATTCGCGAGGCATTGATCCGCTTGCGTTGGAACAAAACCAAAGTGGCAGAGGAGCTTGGTTTATCCCGCGTTGGGTTACGTCAAAAAATGGAACGCTTCAGTATTACCGAAAACCTTGGTAGTGGAGTGAACAGTGAAAAGGTCGGATAA
- a CDS encoding HypC/HybG/HupF family hydrogenase formation chaperone: MCLGIPGQVIEITDAERQLAMVEVSGVRREVNVACVVEPGSPVDSCIGYWVLVHVGFAMSRIDEEEAGKTLAILKELGEVDEELDAMKESEQSLRQTPPEEKSHAG, translated from the coding sequence ATGTGTTTAGGAATTCCCGGACAAGTGATTGAAATAACAGATGCGGAACGTCAGTTAGCGATGGTTGAAGTTTCCGGTGTCAGGCGAGAAGTGAATGTTGCCTGTGTGGTCGAACCCGGTTCACCGGTAGACAGTTGTATTGGATACTGGGTTCTGGTTCATGTCGGATTCGCCATGAGCCGGATTGACGAGGAAGAGGCGGGCAAAACGCTGGCGATTCTCAAAGAGCTTGGCGAAGTTGACGAAGAATTGGATGCTATGAAAGAGAGTGAGCAGTCTCTTCGTCAGACGCCTCCGGAGGAGAAAAGTCATGCAGGATAA
- a CDS encoding D-sedoheptulose-7-phosphate isomerase: protein MQDKSTNSILSGFYPFAGDKVSVPTETSDERDSAPFGLSDETLIASVQQKVQESVQVKLAYFKSQESKLLMAAKCIADVYRHGSKMFSMGNGGSSCDASHLAVEFLHPVTAGRPALPAINLGADSTMITAASNDLGFNNAFVRQLIAQARSGDVLVGFSTSGCSENLMQAFAKAKELKLHTIGFAGMDGGDMAKSTDVDICLIVESMSIHRIQESHLTTYHILWDMVHSLLADDRKKQVGK, encoded by the coding sequence ATGCAGGATAAATCAACCAACAGCATCCTCAGCGGATTTTATCCCTTTGCCGGGGATAAAGTGTCAGTGCCGACTGAGACTTCTGACGAAAGGGACTCGGCGCCTTTTGGCCTCTCCGACGAAACACTTATCGCTTCGGTCCAACAGAAAGTCCAAGAGAGTGTTCAGGTTAAACTTGCCTACTTTAAATCGCAGGAAAGCAAACTGTTGATGGCCGCCAAATGCATTGCCGATGTTTACCGGCATGGCAGCAAAATGTTCTCAATGGGGAATGGTGGGTCCAGTTGCGATGCCTCGCATCTTGCCGTGGAATTTCTGCATCCGGTCACGGCAGGCAGGCCGGCGCTTCCGGCTATCAACTTGGGAGCGGATTCAACCATGATTACTGCTGCAAGCAACGATCTGGGATTTAACAATGCCTTTGTCAGACAATTAATTGCACAGGCAAGAAGCGGTGATGTTCTTGTTGGATTTTCCACCAGTGGCTGTTCCGAAAACTTAATGCAGGCCTTTGCTAAAGCGAAAGAGCTGAAACTGCATACCATTGGTTTTGCCGGAATGGATGGTGGTGATATGGCAAAAAGTACGGATGTGGATATTTGCTTGATCGTCGAAAGTATGAGCATCCACCGAATTCAGGAAAGCCATCTGACGACATACCACATTTTATGGGATATGGTTCATTCGCTTCTGGCCGATGACCGCAAAAAACAGGTTGGGAAATAA
- the hypD gene encoding hydrogenase formation protein HypD translates to MKYVDEFRNGKQAMAIAKKIAEQVKTLNVSKQRPLQFMEVCGGHTHSIFRYGLAQFLPEEIEFIHGPGCPVCVLPMGVVDDCISIAERPDVIFTTFGDAMRVPGSKKSLLQAKAEGHDVRMVYSPLDALQIAKQNPEREVVFFGLGFETTMPSTALTLQQAAQEHVKNFSLFCNHITIIPTIKAMLDSPDMRLDGFLGPGHVSMVIGSQPYEFISRDYNRPLVIAGFEPLDILQSVYMLVKQLVDGRCEVENQYERIVPKTGNQVALHSIGDVFELREFFEWRGMGSIDHSGVRIREKYADFDAERKFAMPRLKIADPDAAQCGEVVTGVIKPEQCKLFGKSCTPQTPIGALMVSTEGACAAHYHYGQIEIPISQVVNR, encoded by the coding sequence ATGAAATATGTCGATGAATTCCGTAATGGCAAGCAGGCGATGGCGATCGCCAAAAAAATCGCCGAACAGGTTAAGACACTGAATGTTTCCAAGCAGCGCCCGTTACAATTTATGGAAGTGTGTGGAGGCCATACGCACTCGATCTTCCGTTACGGTCTGGCACAATTTTTACCCGAAGAAATCGAATTTATTCACGGGCCAGGCTGTCCTGTGTGTGTGTTGCCGATGGGAGTTGTTGACGATTGCATTTCTATTGCCGAGCGGCCAGACGTGATTTTCACGACCTTCGGTGATGCTATGCGGGTGCCTGGTTCAAAAAAAAGTCTGCTACAGGCAAAAGCTGAAGGACACGATGTCAGAATGGTATATTCGCCGCTGGATGCCCTGCAGATTGCGAAACAGAATCCGGAGCGTGAAGTGGTCTTCTTTGGTTTAGGGTTTGAAACCACTATGCCAAGCACCGCTTTGACGCTTCAGCAGGCAGCACAAGAGCATGTAAAAAATTTCTCCTTGTTCTGTAATCATATTACTATTATTCCGACGATTAAGGCGATGCTAGATTCACCTGATATGCGTTTGGATGGTTTTTTGGGACCAGGACACGTCAGTATGGTGATAGGCTCTCAGCCTTATGAATTTATTTCCAGAGATTACAACAGACCATTGGTAATTGCAGGATTTGAACCGTTAGACATTCTTCAGTCTGTTTATATGCTAGTTAAACAGCTCGTTGACGGTCGTTGCGAAGTAGAAAATCAGTATGAACGCATCGTTCCGAAAACGGGGAATCAAGTCGCTTTGCACTCGATTGGGGATGTGTTCGAACTTCGAGAGTTTTTTGAATGGCGTGGTATGGGATCGATTGACCACTCCGGGGTGCGCATACGTGAGAAATATGCTGATTTTGACGCCGAACGTAAGTTCGCCATGCCGAGACTGAAAATTGCCGATCCGGATGCAGCGCAATGCGGTGAAGTCGTTACAGGAGTTATCAAGCCGGAACAGTGCAAGTTGTTCGGTAAATCATGTACACCACAAACCCCCATCGGTGCATTGATGGTTTCGACCGAAGGCGCCTGTGCAGCCCATTACCATTACGGACAAATTGAAATTCCTATTTCCCAGGTTGTAAATCGATGA
- the hypE gene encoding hydrogenase expression/formation protein HypE: MKVIETLKQQLVESFGDQVITLAHGSGGKAMQQLIDQVILPFFGKPSDSPLEDQARLPLPQSGRLCMTTDSYVVTPIRFPGSSIGHLAINGTVNDLAVSGAQPLYLSCGLIIEEGLAFAELIEILADMAVAAQVADVRIVTGDTKVVDRGSCDKLFINTAGIGVLEVGLDSGITHIKIGDKILINGDIGDHGVAILAARGELALETTITSDCAALTSLIQLLLSEGIPIHAMRDVTRGGLATVLNEYAQGAGVGILIDEGQIPIKPEVRGVCEVLGLDPLYLANEGKVALVIPADSAEQALQLMRTHPAGMNSAMVAEVVADHRERVVMQSDFGGKRVVDMLVGEQLPRIC, encoded by the coding sequence ATGAAAGTTATAGAAACCCTTAAACAGCAGTTAGTCGAAAGCTTTGGTGATCAGGTGATTACTTTGGCTCACGGTAGTGGTGGTAAAGCCATGCAACAGTTAATTGATCAGGTGATTCTGCCGTTTTTCGGTAAGCCATCAGATTCACCGCTGGAAGATCAGGCCAGACTGCCGCTTCCGCAAAGCGGCCGTCTTTGTATGACCACGGATTCGTATGTGGTGACGCCGATTCGCTTTCCCGGTAGCAGTATCGGGCATCTGGCCATCAACGGAACAGTGAACGATCTAGCCGTATCCGGCGCCCAGCCACTGTATTTGAGCTGTGGTCTGATCATCGAAGAAGGTTTGGCGTTTGCGGAGCTGATTGAGATTTTAGCGGACATGGCCGTTGCGGCTCAAGTAGCCGATGTACGGATTGTAACTGGTGATACCAAAGTTGTGGATAGAGGTAGCTGTGACAAGCTGTTTATCAATACTGCCGGAATCGGTGTACTTGAAGTCGGACTTGACTCAGGGATCACTCATATTAAGATCGGGGACAAGATTCTGATTAACGGTGACATCGGAGATCACGGCGTAGCCATTCTAGCCGCACGGGGAGAGTTGGCATTAGAAACAACTATTACATCTGATTGTGCAGCTTTGACTAGCTTAATTCAATTATTGCTTTCGGAAGGCATTCCGATACATGCGATGAGGGATGTGACCCGCGGTGGCCTGGCAACGGTGTTGAACGAATATGCTCAGGGAGCCGGAGTTGGCATTCTTATTGACGAAGGGCAAATTCCGATTAAACCGGAAGTTCGCGGTGTGTGTGAAGTGCTTGGTTTGGACCCTTTATATCTCGCTAACGAGGGCAAGGTCGCACTGGTTATTCCAGCCGATTCTGCTGAACAGGCGTTGCAATTGATGCGTACTCATCCGGCAGGCATGAATTCGGCGATGGTTGCCGAAGTGGTTGCCGATCACCGAGAACGGGTGGTTATGCAGTCTGATTTCGGAGGCAAGCGAGTGGTCGATATGTTGGTCGGTGAGCAGCTTCCGAGAATCTGTTAA
- a CDS encoding SufE family protein has protein sequence MSCAVSSMGIDEVQADLVRRFTHFSRAKDRYRYLIDMGKQLQNLNTSFLTEENRIHGCQSQVWIHIENKNGLLFIKAKSDAAIVSGLIVLLLKIYNGRSPEEIVHTSLDFLARTGLLQELSPNRSTGLYHMIKRIRDEAKMYLSI, from the coding sequence GTGAGTTGTGCAGTTTCTTCAATGGGAATAGATGAGGTTCAAGCCGACTTAGTCAGGCGTTTTACGCATTTTAGTCGCGCCAAAGATCGCTATCGCTATTTGATTGATATGGGTAAGCAGTTGCAAAATTTGAACACTTCTTTTTTAACAGAAGAGAATCGAATTCATGGCTGCCAGTCGCAAGTCTGGATTCATATAGAAAATAAGAACGGCTTACTTTTTATAAAAGCAAAAAGCGATGCTGCAATTGTTTCCGGGCTAATTGTGTTACTACTCAAAATTTACAATGGTCGATCTCCCGAGGAAATCGTACATACCTCGCTAGACTTTTTGGCTAGAACAGGATTATTACAAGAGCTTTCTCCAAATCGTTCGACTGGGCTATATCACATGATAAAGCGTATCAGAGATGAGGCTAAAATGTATTTATCTATCTGA